The following proteins are co-located in the Triticum aestivum cultivar Chinese Spring chromosome 1A, IWGSC CS RefSeq v2.1, whole genome shotgun sequence genome:
- the LOC123046882 gene encoding katanin p80 WD40 repeat-containing subunit B1 homolog KTN80.4 isoform X2 — MATKRAYKLQEFVAHASDVTCAKFGKRTSRTFITGGEDQKVNLWAVGKPSAVLSLSGHTSPVESLSFDSSEVMIGAGAATGTIKIWDIKEAKVVRTFTGHRSNCASLDSHPFGEFFASGSSDTNMKIWDMRKKRCIHTYQGHTGRIDVLRFTPDGRWIVSGGADSSVKIWDLTAGKLLHDFTLHEGPINCLDFHPHEFLLATGSADKTVKFWDLETFELIGSSGPENCREYYMPASVVRSMTFNSDGKALFCGLHESLKVLSWEPIICHDAVDVGWSTLADLNVQEGKLLGCSYNQSCVGIWVVDLMKFDPFTVGSAEAFWNGTGNGPLQADNSISSMLGSLSISRRQEANETSSTLLKRPMSASKEASVPASSAVRKRLSKAPGINNLRLTRAESAPLISPRVRLKPDSTDHQKRHIANVRFKVDLSTSARMIAGNSQASAAPTYIPRSNIFACSSEGSTFVPGIVPRHVSKVDAGSNLSEAAAAAIKPEQLLKGHLAVDHDKDVHRSIFQSKPITSKTPQRKFIRETSSDGDINCFGALCTESVQSNKVDNWYDVCGFEETKSAVGRNPQFVNVNRTVVFGSSQLVESRLSSCSLSGGTGHLCASYKRSEYAPTSDGLRQSSFAGERSALANDDDLIADLMQNHQEFIHAVKSRLTKLELVYRCWQNNDIKGSVSAMRRMSDHAVTADIINVLIMEKSTKYITLDICTSVLPLASNLLESGYDRHLNVALVTILKLVKSFRASIFSTLSSTPPVSVDLEAEHRLERCSICFQELEKINAGLISLTRREGKVGRSARELSLLLQDIFKTPSSV, encoded by the exons ATGGCCACCAAGCGCGCGTACAAGCTCC AGGAGTTTGTAGCGCATGCTTCGGATGTCACTTGTGCCAAGTTTGGGAAGCGAACATCAAGAACTTTCATCACTGGTGGGGAGGATCAGAAGGTCAATCTTTGGGCTGTAGGGAAACCTAGTGCTGTCCTG AGCCTCTCAGGCCATACAAGTCCAGTTGAGTCACTGAGCTTTGATTCCTCTGAGGTTATGATAGGTGCCGGAGCAGCAACCGGAACAATAAAAATATGGGATATCAAGGAAGCAAAAG TTGTTCGAACTTTCACTGGGCATAGATCAAATTGCGCCTCTCTTGATTCCCACCCTTTTGGAGAATTTTTTGCGTCTGGGTCTTCAGATACAAACATGAAAATATGGGACATGCGGAAGAAGAGATGCATTCACACATACCAGGGTCATACCGGGAGGATTGATGTGCTTAGATTCACTCCTGATGGTCGGTGGATTGTTTCCGGTGGGGCTGATAGTTCTGTGAAG ATCTGGGATTTGACAGCTGGAAAGCTCTTGCATGACTttacgcttcatgaaggcccaattAACTGTTTAGATTTTCACCCCCACGAGTTCTTACTGGCCACAG GTTCAGCTGATAAAACTGTTAAATTTTGGGACCTTGAGACTTTTGAGTTGATTGGATCTTCTGGACCGGAG AATTGTCGCGAATACTATATGCCG GCTAGTGTAGTTCGTTCTATGACATTCAACAGTGACGGCAAAGCACTTTTTTGTGGATTACATGAAAGCTTGAAG GTTCTTTCATGGGAACCTATCATATGTCATGATGCAGTTGATGTTGGCTGGTCAACATTAGCAGATCTAAATGTACAAGAGGGAAAACTTCTTGGTTGCTCATATAACCAAAGTTGTGTGGGAATATGGGTTGTGGACTTGATG AAATTTGATCCATTCACTGTCGGTAGTGCGGAAGCATTTTGGAATGGAACTGGTAATGGGCCATTACAAGCTGATAATAGCATATCATCAATGCTGGGAAGTTTATCGATTTCCAGAAGACAAG AAGCCAATGAAACATCCAGTACATTGCTTAAGCGCCCGATGTCTGCGTCGAAAGAAGCTTCTGTACCAGCTTCTTCTGCAGTGAGGAAGAGATTATCAAAAGCACCTGGAATAAATAATCTTCGGCTGACAAGAGCTGAATCTGCACCTCTTATTTCTCCTAGGGTTAGATTGAAGCCAGATTCTACTGACCACCAGAAGAGACACATAGCTAATGTTCGCTTCAAAGTGGATCTCTCTACAAGTGCCAGAATGATCGCTGGTAACTCACAGGCTTCTGCTGCTCCCACATATATACCTAGGTCCAATATATTTGCATGTAGTAGTGAAGGATCCACTTTCGTGCCTGGTATTGTCCCAAGGCATGTTTCTAAAGTGGATGCTGGTTCCAATCTCAGTGAAGCTGCCGCTGCTGCCATAAAGCCTGAACAATTACTAAAAGGTCATCTGGCTGTGGATCATGACAAAGATGTTCATCGTTCCATATTTCAGTCAAAGCCAATTACTTCAAAAACTCCACAAAGGAAATTTATAAGAGAAACATCAAGTGATGGGGACATTAACTGTTTTGGGGCATTGTGCACTGAAAGTGTTCAGTCTAACAAAGTTGATAACTGGTATGATGTTTGtggtttcgaagaaacaaaatcaGCAGTTGGAAGGAATCCACAATTTGTGAATGTTAACAGAACAGTAGTGTTTGGATCGAGCCAACTGGTGGAATCAA GGTTATCATCATGCTCTTTGTCAGGAGGAACGGGACATTTATGTGCGAGTTACAAGAGAAGCGAGTACGCACCAACGTCAGATGGCTTG AGACAATCTTCATTTGCTGGAGAACGCAGTGCATTGGCTAATGATGACGATCTTATAGCTGACCTAATGCAAAACCATCAAGAATTCATTCATGCCGTGAAGTCGCGGCTGACAAAACTAGAG CTTGTGTACCGCTGTTGGCAAAATAATGATATCAAGGGCTCTGTCAGTGCTATGCGAAGAATGTCGGATCATGCT GTTACTGCTGATATAATTAATGTTCTTATTATGGAAAAGAGTACCAAGTATATTACACTAGACATTTGCACTTCTGTTTTACCTCTCGCCTCCAATCTTCTTGAAAGCGGATATGACAG ACATTTGAACGTTGCCTTGGTGACGATCCTTAAGCTTGTCAAAAGCTTCCGTGCATCAATCTTTTCTACTTTGTCGTCTACTCCACCAGTCAGTGTAGACCTCGAAGCAGAGCACCG GTTGGAACGCTGCAGTATATGCTTTCAAGAGCTGGAAAAGATAAATGCAGGTCTCATCTCCTTGACAAG GCGAGAAGGCAAGGTTGGGAGATCAGCACGGGAGCTGAGCCTCCTCCTTCAGGATATCTTCAAGACGCCAAGCAGTGTATAA
- the LOC123046882 gene encoding katanin p80 WD40 repeat-containing subunit B1 homolog KTN80.4 isoform X1 produces the protein MATKRAYKLQEFVAHASDVTCAKFGKRTSRTFITGGEDQKVNLWAVGKPSAVLSLSGHTSPVESLSFDSSEVMIGAGAATGTIKIWDIKEAKVVRTFTGHRSNCASLDSHPFGEFFASGSSDTNMKIWDMRKKRCIHTYQGHTGRIDVLRFTPDGRWIVSGGADSSVKIWDLTAGKLLHDFTLHEGPINCLDFHPHEFLLATGSADKTVKFWDLETFELIGSSGPENCREYYMPASVVRSMTFNSDGKALFCGLHESLKVLSWEPIICHDAVDVGWSTLADLNVQEGKLLGCSYNQSCVGIWVVDLMKFDPFTVGSAEAFWNGTGNGPLQADNSISSMLGSLSISRRQEANETSSTLLKRPMSASKEASVPASSAVRKRLSKAPGINNLRLTRAESAPLISPRVRLKPDSTDHQKRHIANVRFKVDLSTSARMIAGNSQASAAPTYIPRSNIFACSSEGSTFVPGIVPRHVSKVDAGSNLSEAAAAAIKPEQLLKGHLAVDHDKDVHRSIFQSKPITSKTPQRKFIRETSSDGDINCFGALCTESVQSNKVDNWYDVCGFEETKSAVGRNPQFVNVNRTVVFGSSQLVESSESSIMQNRGTGHLCASYKRSEYAPTSDGLRQSSFAGERSALANDDDLIADLMQNHQEFIHAVKSRLTKLELVYRCWQNNDIKGSVSAMRRMSDHAVTADIINVLIMEKSTKYITLDICTSVLPLASNLLESGYDRHLNVALVTILKLVKSFRASIFSTLSSTPPVSVDLEAEHRLERCSICFQELEKINAGLISLTRREGKVGRSARELSLLLQDIFKTPSSV, from the exons ATGGCCACCAAGCGCGCGTACAAGCTCC AGGAGTTTGTAGCGCATGCTTCGGATGTCACTTGTGCCAAGTTTGGGAAGCGAACATCAAGAACTTTCATCACTGGTGGGGAGGATCAGAAGGTCAATCTTTGGGCTGTAGGGAAACCTAGTGCTGTCCTG AGCCTCTCAGGCCATACAAGTCCAGTTGAGTCACTGAGCTTTGATTCCTCTGAGGTTATGATAGGTGCCGGAGCAGCAACCGGAACAATAAAAATATGGGATATCAAGGAAGCAAAAG TTGTTCGAACTTTCACTGGGCATAGATCAAATTGCGCCTCTCTTGATTCCCACCCTTTTGGAGAATTTTTTGCGTCTGGGTCTTCAGATACAAACATGAAAATATGGGACATGCGGAAGAAGAGATGCATTCACACATACCAGGGTCATACCGGGAGGATTGATGTGCTTAGATTCACTCCTGATGGTCGGTGGATTGTTTCCGGTGGGGCTGATAGTTCTGTGAAG ATCTGGGATTTGACAGCTGGAAAGCTCTTGCATGACTttacgcttcatgaaggcccaattAACTGTTTAGATTTTCACCCCCACGAGTTCTTACTGGCCACAG GTTCAGCTGATAAAACTGTTAAATTTTGGGACCTTGAGACTTTTGAGTTGATTGGATCTTCTGGACCGGAG AATTGTCGCGAATACTATATGCCG GCTAGTGTAGTTCGTTCTATGACATTCAACAGTGACGGCAAAGCACTTTTTTGTGGATTACATGAAAGCTTGAAG GTTCTTTCATGGGAACCTATCATATGTCATGATGCAGTTGATGTTGGCTGGTCAACATTAGCAGATCTAAATGTACAAGAGGGAAAACTTCTTGGTTGCTCATATAACCAAAGTTGTGTGGGAATATGGGTTGTGGACTTGATG AAATTTGATCCATTCACTGTCGGTAGTGCGGAAGCATTTTGGAATGGAACTGGTAATGGGCCATTACAAGCTGATAATAGCATATCATCAATGCTGGGAAGTTTATCGATTTCCAGAAGACAAG AAGCCAATGAAACATCCAGTACATTGCTTAAGCGCCCGATGTCTGCGTCGAAAGAAGCTTCTGTACCAGCTTCTTCTGCAGTGAGGAAGAGATTATCAAAAGCACCTGGAATAAATAATCTTCGGCTGACAAGAGCTGAATCTGCACCTCTTATTTCTCCTAGGGTTAGATTGAAGCCAGATTCTACTGACCACCAGAAGAGACACATAGCTAATGTTCGCTTCAAAGTGGATCTCTCTACAAGTGCCAGAATGATCGCTGGTAACTCACAGGCTTCTGCTGCTCCCACATATATACCTAGGTCCAATATATTTGCATGTAGTAGTGAAGGATCCACTTTCGTGCCTGGTATTGTCCCAAGGCATGTTTCTAAAGTGGATGCTGGTTCCAATCTCAGTGAAGCTGCCGCTGCTGCCATAAAGCCTGAACAATTACTAAAAGGTCATCTGGCTGTGGATCATGACAAAGATGTTCATCGTTCCATATTTCAGTCAAAGCCAATTACTTCAAAAACTCCACAAAGGAAATTTATAAGAGAAACATCAAGTGATGGGGACATTAACTGTTTTGGGGCATTGTGCACTGAAAGTGTTCAGTCTAACAAAGTTGATAACTGGTATGATGTTTGtggtttcgaagaaacaaaatcaGCAGTTGGAAGGAATCCACAATTTGTGAATGTTAACAGAACAGTAGTGTTTGGATCGAGCCAACTGGTGGAATCAAGTGAGAGCAGCATAATGCAAAATC GAGGAACGGGACATTTATGTGCGAGTTACAAGAGAAGCGAGTACGCACCAACGTCAGATGGCTTG AGACAATCTTCATTTGCTGGAGAACGCAGTGCATTGGCTAATGATGACGATCTTATAGCTGACCTAATGCAAAACCATCAAGAATTCATTCATGCCGTGAAGTCGCGGCTGACAAAACTAGAG CTTGTGTACCGCTGTTGGCAAAATAATGATATCAAGGGCTCTGTCAGTGCTATGCGAAGAATGTCGGATCATGCT GTTACTGCTGATATAATTAATGTTCTTATTATGGAAAAGAGTACCAAGTATATTACACTAGACATTTGCACTTCTGTTTTACCTCTCGCCTCCAATCTTCTTGAAAGCGGATATGACAG ACATTTGAACGTTGCCTTGGTGACGATCCTTAAGCTTGTCAAAAGCTTCCGTGCATCAATCTTTTCTACTTTGTCGTCTACTCCACCAGTCAGTGTAGACCTCGAAGCAGAGCACCG GTTGGAACGCTGCAGTATATGCTTTCAAGAGCTGGAAAAGATAAATGCAGGTCTCATCTCCTTGACAAG GCGAGAAGGCAAGGTTGGGAGATCAGCACGGGAGCTGAGCCTCCTCCTTCAGGATATCTTCAAGACGCCAAGCAGTGTATAA
- the LOC123046895 gene encoding E3 ubiquitin-protein ligase HAKAI homolog, translating to MLQIRLSKIGSSDSGAAASGAAAGASGGAPAKSAAAAAGGAPESVTVACPDHLVIADLAVAKSLGAVTNSAIAATRAIGRRSRRPLGERVHICSRCEFPIAIYGRLIPCEHAFCLACARSDSSCYLCDERIQKIQTVKMMEGIFICAAPMCLKSFLKKAEFMSHVPEAHANLLQTNTEKEERNEPDAPNISRASGGDAQRQSQMPEISTARAPPRRGVSPTSSSHMQEREDRSRYHQSREREHTPLRPPMLSKPPSFHGRHYPPGDTQSENNTPQGFDRPYSWAHDGTPGATPLRQEPDHGTQDKQQVMPNSPFMFSPMHPHQQNFMMHMNMNQPLIPNASFSYPVQQDGNPQYFNAPFQMQLQDAGSDQGSVSVPEGLQRPWGMGLMGNPSQGGGGMAFMPSGFGMMPDSSMNPGMQGRDFQGQADRGDGRGVQEQLPMVMQMQMSLPPPPPTQPPSGGQQSFNRT from the exons ATGCTCCAGATACGCCTGAGCAAGATCGGCTCGTCGGACTCTGGGGCCGCGGCCTCTGGCGCGGCGGCTGGGGCGTCCGGTGGCGCCCCGGCGAAGTCCGCCGCCGCGGCGGCTGGCGGTGCCCCGGAGTCGGTGACTGTGGCTTGCCCCGACCACCTGGTCATCGCGGACCTCGCCGTGGCGAAGAGCCTCGGCGCCGTTACAAACTCCGCCATCGCCGCGACGCGCGCCATCGGCCGTCGCTCTCGCCGGCCCCTCGGCGAACGCGTCCACATCTGCTCCCGCTGCGAGTTCCCCATCGCCATTTACGGCCGCCTC ATTCCTTGTGAACATGCTTTCTGTTTAGCCTGTGCAAGAAGTGATTCCAGTTGTTATCT TTGTGATGAGCGCATTCAGAAGATTCAGACTGTGAAAATGATGGAAGGGATTTTTATTTGCGCTGCACCTATGTGCCTCAAGTCTTTCCTTAAGAAAGCTGAATTTATGTCTCATGTACCTGAAGCTCATGCAAATCTCCTCCAAACTAACACGGAGAAGGAAGAACGTAATGAACCAGATGCTCCTAACATCTCCCGTGCTTCTGGAGGAGATGCTCAAAGGCAGTCTCAAATGCCTGAGATATCGACCGCACGTGCTCCTCCAAGGCGGGGTGTTTCACCCACATCAAGTTCTCACATGCAAGAGCGTGAAGACCGGTCTCGGTACCACCAGTCCAGGGAGAGGGAGCACACCCCACTAAGGCCCCCTATGCTAAGCAAACCGCCATCATTCCATGGTCGCCACTATCCACCAGGTGATACTCAGTCTGAAAACAACACACCTCAAGGATTTGACCGTCCCTACAGCTGGGCTCATGATGGTACACCTGGTGCAACTCCACTTCGCCAAGAACCCGACCATGGTACTCAAGACAAGCAGCAAGTGATGCCTAATTCACCTTTCATGTTCTCTCCAATGCATCCTCATCAGCAAAACTTCATGATGCACATGAATATGAATCAGCCTTTAATCCCCAACGCATCATTCAGCTACCCTGTCCAACAAGATGGGAATCCGCAGTACTTCAATGCCCCTTTCCAGATGCAACTGCAAGATGCCGGATCAGATCAAGGTTCAGTGTCAGTGCCCGAGGGGCTTCAGCGCCCATGGGGCATGGGGTTGATGGGCAATCCATCTCAGGGAGGTGGCGGCATGGCCTTCATGCCATCTGGTTTCGGGATGATGCCTGACAGCTCGATGAATCCAGGCATGCAAGGTAGGGATTTTCAAGGCCAAGCTGACCGTGGTGACGGAAGGGGCGTCCAAGAACAGTTACCTATGGTGATGCAAATGCAGATGTCGCTCCCCCCACCTCCCCCTACACAACCCCCGTCTGGCGGACAGCAGTCTTTCAACAGAACTTGA